In a genomic window of Streptomyces sp. SJL17-4:
- a CDS encoding sugar ABC transporter permease, with product MTQPPKGARRSYGVKAAPYGFLLPAAVLFVLFFALPIGYAVWLSFHKVEIKGLGLGKGAKSEVWAGLENYTSALTDSELAASALRVLGYGAIVVPVMLGLALFFALLLDSERVRARSFARLAIFLPYAVPGVIAAVLWGFLYLPDVSPFHFLLDKFGLPQPDLMDGGPLYLAMSNIAVWGGTGFNMIVIYTALRSLPGEVYEAAKLDGCSELQIALRIKIPMVVPSLVLTFFFSIIATLQVFNEPMTLKPLTNGIPSTWSPLMKVYSDAFTGGNIYAASATAVVLALATFALSFALLRISNRRTTQGAVR from the coding sequence GTGACGCAGCCCCCCAAGGGCGCGCGCCGGTCGTACGGGGTCAAGGCGGCCCCGTACGGCTTCCTCCTCCCCGCCGCCGTCCTCTTCGTCCTCTTCTTCGCCCTGCCCATCGGCTACGCCGTGTGGCTCAGCTTCCACAAGGTCGAGATCAAGGGTCTCGGCCTCGGCAAGGGCGCCAAGTCCGAGGTCTGGGCCGGCCTGGAGAACTACACCTCGGCCCTCACCGACTCCGAACTCGCCGCCAGCGCCCTGCGCGTCCTGGGCTACGGCGCCATCGTCGTCCCCGTCATGCTCGGCCTCGCCCTCTTCTTCGCGCTCCTGCTCGACTCCGAGCGCGTCCGGGCCCGCTCCTTCGCCCGGCTCGCGATCTTCCTGCCGTACGCCGTCCCCGGCGTCATCGCGGCCGTGCTCTGGGGCTTCCTCTACCTCCCGGACGTCAGCCCCTTCCACTTCCTCCTCGACAAGTTCGGCCTGCCGCAGCCCGACCTCATGGACGGCGGACCGCTCTACCTCGCGATGTCGAACATCGCCGTCTGGGGCGGCACCGGCTTCAACATGATCGTCATCTACACCGCGCTGCGCTCCCTGCCCGGCGAGGTGTACGAGGCGGCCAAGCTCGACGGCTGCTCGGAGCTCCAGATCGCGCTCCGCATCAAGATCCCGATGGTCGTGCCCTCCCTGGTACTCACCTTCTTCTTCTCGATCATCGCCACCCTCCAGGTCTTCAACGAGCCCATGACGCTCAAGCCGCTCACCAACGGCATCCCCTCCACCTGGAGCCCCCTCATGAAGGTCTACAGCGACGCGTTCACCGGCGGGAACATCTACGCCGCCTCGGCCACCGCCGTGGTCCTCGCCCTCGCCACCTTCGCGCTCTCCTTCGCCCTGCTCAGGATCTCCAACCGCCGCACCACGCAAGGAGCCGTCCGATGA
- a CDS encoding extracellular solute-binding protein produces the protein MPHITRRSLAAATAVLLGATALTACGSSDSGDEAAASGPVSLTYWAWAPGMDKVVALWNAEHPDIKVTVQKQASGDDLVTKIITAAKAHKAPDLVQAEYQALPTLVSNDALADIASDVPGVKDKFAPGIWQQTTFGGDGVYALPQDSGPLMFFYRQDLFKKYGLSVPTTWDEFAATARDLKKKAPKQSLTTFSANDSGLFAGLAQQAGAKWWTFEGDTWKVGIDDAATKKVSDFWGGLVAEGAIDNQPMYTPSWNKAMNTGEQLAWVSAVWAPGTLTTAAPDTKGKWAMAPLPQWTEGGSSTGSWGGSSTAVTTDSKHKKAAAQFATWLNTDPVALAALVKESGIYPAATAAQTSGALSKAPDYFANQPDFYTRAAEIAKTTAPAAWGPNVNVAYTVFKDEFGKAAKAKTSAAFGTALSAVQSATVADLEKQGFEVAK, from the coding sequence ATGCCTCACATCACGCGCCGCAGCCTCGCCGCCGCCACCGCCGTCCTCCTCGGCGCCACCGCGCTCACCGCCTGTGGATCCTCCGACTCCGGCGACGAGGCGGCGGCGTCCGGCCCCGTCTCGCTGACCTACTGGGCCTGGGCGCCCGGCATGGACAAGGTCGTGGCCCTCTGGAACGCCGAACACCCCGACATCAAGGTCACGGTGCAGAAGCAGGCCTCCGGCGACGACCTCGTCACCAAGATCATCACCGCCGCCAAGGCACACAAGGCCCCCGACCTCGTCCAGGCCGAGTACCAGGCCCTGCCGACCCTGGTCTCCAACGACGCCCTCGCCGACATCGCCTCCGATGTCCCGGGCGTCAAGGACAAGTTCGCGCCCGGCATCTGGCAGCAGACCACCTTCGGCGGCGACGGCGTGTACGCCCTTCCGCAGGACTCCGGACCGCTGATGTTCTTCTACCGCCAGGACCTCTTCAAGAAGTACGGCCTCTCCGTCCCCACCACCTGGGACGAGTTCGCCGCCACCGCCCGCGACCTCAAGAAGAAGGCCCCGAAGCAGTCGCTGACCACCTTCTCCGCCAACGACTCCGGCCTCTTCGCCGGACTCGCCCAGCAGGCCGGCGCCAAGTGGTGGACCTTCGAGGGCGACACCTGGAAGGTCGGCATCGACGACGCCGCCACCAAGAAGGTCTCCGACTTCTGGGGCGGCCTGGTCGCCGAGGGCGCCATCGACAACCAGCCGATGTACACCCCCTCCTGGAACAAGGCCATGAACACCGGCGAGCAGCTCGCCTGGGTCTCCGCCGTCTGGGCCCCCGGCACCCTGACCACCGCCGCCCCCGACACCAAGGGCAAGTGGGCCATGGCCCCCCTCCCGCAGTGGACCGAGGGCGGCTCCTCCACCGGCAGCTGGGGCGGCTCCTCCACCGCCGTCACCACCGACTCCAAGCACAAGAAGGCCGCCGCCCAGTTCGCCACCTGGCTGAACACCGACCCGGTCGCCCTCGCCGCCCTCGTCAAGGAGAGCGGCATCTACCCGGCCGCCACCGCCGCCCAGACCAGCGGCGCCCTCTCCAAGGCCCCCGACTACTTCGCCAACCAGCCCGACTTCTACACCCGCGCCGCCGAGATAGCGAAGACCACCGCGCCGGCCGCCTGGGGCCCCAACGTCAACGTGGCCTACACCGTCTTCAAGGACGAGTTCGGCAAGGCCGCCAAGGCCAAGACCTCGGCCGCCTTCGGCACCGCCCTCTCCGCCGTACAGTCCGCCACCGTCGCGGACCTGGAGAAGCAGGGCTTCGAGGTCGCCAAGTGA
- a CDS encoding beta-galactosidase, producing MPQTTPKGLHRLAFGGDYNPEQWPESVWQEDVRLMREAGVTMVSVGIFSWALLEPEPGRYDFGWLDRLLDLLHEHGVRVDLGTPTVAPPAWFYRAHPEALPVTAEGTRFSYGSRGAICHSSTAYRTAAAGITTELARRYGSHPALALWHVHNEYGVPVSACYCDNCAAHFRRWLDDTYGSVEAVNEAWGTAFWGQRYGSYEEIDPPRVTPTVGNPAQQLDYRRFADATIRENFRTERDILHELAPGIPVTTNFMTALSQCDSIDYWAWGREVDLVTNDHYLMTDGRRTHVNLAMTADLTRSVAGGAPWLLLEHSTSGVNWQARNPAKRPGEMGRNSLAHVARGSEGAMFFQWRQSRRGAEKFHSAMVPHGGTDTRIWREVVALGAGLEALEEVRGTRTVPDVAMLWDWHSWWAQNLEWRPNAAHDARERADSFYETLYDRHLTVDFAHPEADLSAHPLVVVPALYLMTEAAGQNLREYVENGGTLVVSYFSGIVDEHDAVHPGAYPGALRDVLGLTVDEWSPLLDDQRVRITGPDGGSLTGDVWTEFVRPRGAETVWTYADGPAAGGPAVTRHRLGRGTAWYVSTRLDAASLDAIVAAACEDAGVAARPGLPRDVEVVRRAGEGGEYVFALNHSAEDVEVPLDGSGTELLGDASAGAGIPVDGKLTVPAGGVRVVRLDA from the coding sequence ATGCCGCAGACCACTCCCAAGGGCCTGCACCGGCTCGCGTTCGGCGGGGACTACAACCCCGAACAGTGGCCGGAAAGCGTCTGGCAGGAGGACGTCCGGCTCATGCGGGAGGCCGGCGTCACCATGGTGAGCGTCGGGATCTTCTCCTGGGCCCTGCTCGAACCGGAGCCGGGCCGGTACGACTTCGGCTGGCTCGACCGGCTCCTCGACCTGCTCCACGAGCACGGCGTCCGCGTCGACCTGGGCACACCGACCGTGGCGCCGCCCGCCTGGTTCTACCGGGCGCACCCCGAGGCACTGCCCGTCACCGCCGAGGGCACGCGCTTCTCGTACGGCTCACGCGGGGCGATCTGCCACAGTTCCACCGCCTATCGCACGGCCGCCGCGGGCATCACCACCGAGCTGGCCCGCCGCTACGGCAGCCACCCGGCGCTCGCGCTCTGGCACGTCCACAACGAGTACGGCGTCCCGGTCAGCGCCTGCTACTGCGACAACTGCGCCGCCCATTTCCGCCGCTGGCTCGACGACACGTACGGCTCGGTGGAGGCCGTGAACGAGGCCTGGGGCACCGCCTTCTGGGGACAGCGCTACGGCTCGTACGAGGAGATCGACCCGCCCCGGGTCACCCCGACCGTCGGCAACCCGGCCCAGCAGCTCGACTACCGGCGCTTCGCCGACGCCACCATCCGGGAGAACTTCCGGACGGAACGGGACATCCTGCACGAGCTCGCGCCCGGCATCCCCGTCACCACCAACTTCATGACCGCGCTCAGCCAGTGCGACTCCATCGACTACTGGGCCTGGGGCCGCGAGGTCGACCTCGTCACCAACGACCACTATCTGATGACCGACGGCCGCCGCACCCACGTCAACCTGGCCATGACCGCCGACCTCACCCGCTCCGTCGCCGGCGGCGCGCCCTGGCTGCTCCTGGAGCACTCCACGTCGGGCGTGAACTGGCAGGCCCGCAACCCGGCCAAGCGCCCCGGCGAGATGGGCCGCAACTCCCTCGCCCATGTCGCCCGCGGCTCCGAGGGCGCCATGTTCTTCCAGTGGCGCCAGTCCCGGCGCGGCGCCGAGAAGTTCCACTCGGCGATGGTCCCGCACGGCGGCACCGACACCCGGATCTGGCGCGAGGTCGTCGCCCTCGGCGCCGGCCTGGAGGCCCTGGAGGAGGTACGCGGCACCCGGACCGTCCCGGACGTCGCCATGCTCTGGGACTGGCACTCCTGGTGGGCCCAGAACCTGGAGTGGCGGCCGAACGCCGCCCACGACGCCCGCGAGCGCGCCGACAGCTTCTACGAGACCCTCTACGACCGGCACCTCACCGTCGACTTCGCCCACCCCGAGGCCGACCTCTCCGCCCACCCGCTGGTCGTCGTCCCCGCGCTCTACCTGATGACCGAGGCCGCCGGGCAGAACCTCCGCGAGTACGTCGAGAACGGCGGGACGCTCGTCGTCTCGTACTTCTCCGGGATCGTCGACGAGCACGACGCCGTCCACCCCGGCGCCTACCCGGGCGCCCTGCGGGACGTCCTCGGACTCACCGTGGACGAGTGGTCTCCGCTCCTGGACGACCAGCGCGTACGGATCACCGGACCGGACGGCGGCTCGCTCACCGGCGACGTGTGGACCGAGTTCGTCCGGCCGCGCGGCGCCGAGACCGTGTGGACGTACGCCGACGGGCCGGCCGCGGGCGGGCCCGCGGTGACCCGGCACCGGCTCGGGCGGGGCACCGCCTGGTACGTCTCCACCCGGCTGGACGCGGCCTCGCTCGACGCGATCGTGGCCGCCGCGTGCGAGGACGCGGGAGTCGCGGCGCGCCCCGGCCTGCCTCGTGACGTGGAGGTCGTGCGGCGTGCCGGGGAGGGCGGGGAGTACGTCTTCGCCCTGAACCACTCCGCCGAGGACGTCGAGGTGCCGCTCGACGGCTCCGGGACCGAACTGCTCGGCGACGCCTCGGCCGGGGCCGGGATCCCTGTCGACGGCAAGCTCACCGTCCCGGCCGGCGGCGTCAGGGTCGTACGCCTCGACGCCTGA
- a CDS encoding arabinogalactan endo-1,4-beta-galactosidase — translation MHLTPTRSRIRLRAAAVAAALGALLLAPLPAAQQAEAAATLTNAGFESDATGTATPAGWSTYSAAGQNAASFTEAGGRSGGYRLSHWSASAYKVETYQYLSGLANGTYTLSAWVRSGGGQNAAYLALRNCGSAEQRTDLPVTSSGWIRIVTPVTVTGGACTISINSDAKAGNWLNVDDLTFTAGSTGLAVKGVDVSSLKKSEDLGGTYRTSAGTTGDPVAILKNAGANYGRLKVWVNPADGYNNKARVLATAQRIKAQGMKLLVDFHYSDIWADPGAQSKPAAWQGHSYTQLKTDVHNHTYDVLNALKAQGTTADMVQIGNEINTGMLWPEGSTSNWSQLAGLLNSGISAAKAVSSNTQIALHLANGGDNALYRTWFDNATAQGVSYDVIAFSFYGYWHGALSSLQANLDDISARYGKKVMVAETAYPFRLDSEDSHENIIDLSSELVPGYPASAAGQSAWLRDVMNVVEAVPNGRGLGVFYWEPAWTAVTGNGWDPTDSSSGNGWENQALFDYDSKLLPAANWLAHR, via the coding sequence ATGCACCTCACCCCCACCAGAAGCCGCATCCGGCTGCGCGCCGCGGCCGTCGCCGCCGCGCTCGGCGCCCTGCTCCTCGCCCCGCTGCCCGCCGCGCAGCAGGCCGAGGCCGCGGCCACCCTCACCAACGCCGGGTTCGAGAGCGACGCCACCGGGACCGCCACCCCGGCCGGCTGGTCGACCTACTCGGCCGCCGGACAGAACGCCGCCTCGTTCACCGAGGCCGGGGGCCGCAGCGGCGGTTACCGCCTGAGCCACTGGTCGGCGTCCGCGTACAAGGTCGAGACGTACCAGTACCTCTCCGGGCTCGCCAACGGCACGTACACGCTGAGCGCCTGGGTGCGCTCGGGCGGCGGGCAGAACGCCGCCTACCTCGCCCTGCGCAACTGCGGGTCCGCCGAGCAGCGCACCGATCTTCCGGTGACCTCGTCCGGCTGGATACGCATCGTCACCCCCGTCACGGTGACCGGAGGCGCCTGCACCATCAGCATCAACTCGGATGCCAAGGCGGGCAATTGGCTGAACGTCGACGACCTGACGTTCACGGCGGGATCGACCGGTCTCGCGGTCAAGGGCGTCGACGTCTCCTCGCTCAAGAAGAGCGAGGACCTCGGCGGCACGTACCGTACGAGCGCCGGAACCACCGGTGACCCGGTCGCGATCCTGAAGAACGCGGGTGCCAACTACGGCCGTCTGAAGGTGTGGGTGAACCCGGCCGACGGCTACAACAACAAGGCCCGCGTCCTCGCCACCGCGCAGCGGATCAAGGCCCAGGGCATGAAGCTGCTCGTGGACTTCCACTACTCCGACATCTGGGCCGACCCGGGCGCCCAGAGCAAGCCCGCCGCCTGGCAGGGCCACTCGTACACGCAGCTCAAGACCGATGTCCACAACCACACGTACGACGTCCTCAACGCCCTGAAGGCGCAGGGCACCACGGCCGACATGGTGCAGATCGGGAACGAGATCAACACCGGGATGCTGTGGCCCGAGGGCTCGACGAGCAACTGGTCTCAGCTGGCGGGTCTGCTCAACTCCGGTATCTCCGCGGCCAAGGCGGTCTCGTCGAACACCCAGATCGCGCTGCACCTCGCGAACGGCGGCGACAACGCCCTGTACCGCACCTGGTTCGACAACGCGACCGCTCAGGGCGTGAGTTACGACGTGATCGCGTTCTCGTTCTACGGCTACTGGCACGGCGCCCTGTCCTCGCTCCAGGCCAACCTGGACGACATCTCGGCCCGTTACGGCAAGAAGGTGATGGTCGCCGAGACCGCGTACCCCTTCCGTCTGGACAGCGAGGACAGCCACGAGAACATCATCGACCTGTCGAGCGAGCTGGTCCCCGGCTACCCGGCGAGCGCGGCCGGCCAGTCCGCCTGGCTGCGGGACGTCATGAACGTCGTCGAGGCGGTCCCGAACGGCCGCGGCCTCGGTGTCTTCTACTGGGAGCCGGCCTGGACGGCCGTCACGGGCAACGGCTGGGACCCGACCGACTCCTCGTCCGGCAACGGCTGGGAGAACCAGGCCCTGTTCGACTACGACAGCAAGCTGCTGCCGGCGGCGAACTGGCTCGCCCACCGCTGA
- the dgoD gene encoding galactonate dehydratase: MKITSLRTHLVAPRWCFLRIDTDEGITGWGEPVVEGRAHTVAAAVDELSDYLIGQDPMKIEDHWQVLTKGGFYRGGPVLSSAVAGIDQALWDITGKALGVPVWQLLGGNVRDRARVYSWIGGDRPDEVASEALARKNEGFTAIKMNASAQLRLIDTPAAVHGIVDRVASIREAVGDEFDIAIDFHGRLTAPMARRVLPLLEPYLPFFVEEPVVPEMSDHIGDIVRSTSVPIATGERLYSRWDFKKVLDQGIAVAQPDLSHAGGISEVRRIAAMAEAYDVSLAPHCPLGPIALASCLQVGFAAPNLLIQEQSLGIHYNTGSDLLDYLVDPSVFRYEDGHVGLPTGPGLGIEVDAKAVERAAEVGHRWRNPAWRRDDGSLAEW; encoded by the coding sequence GTGAAGATCACCTCCCTGCGTACCCACCTCGTCGCCCCGCGCTGGTGCTTCCTGCGCATCGACACCGACGAGGGCATCACCGGCTGGGGCGAGCCCGTCGTCGAGGGCCGCGCCCACACCGTCGCCGCCGCCGTCGACGAGCTCTCCGACTACCTGATCGGCCAGGACCCGATGAAGATCGAGGACCACTGGCAGGTCCTCACCAAGGGCGGCTTCTACCGCGGCGGCCCCGTCCTCTCCAGCGCGGTCGCCGGCATCGATCAGGCCCTCTGGGACATCACGGGCAAGGCCCTCGGCGTCCCCGTCTGGCAGCTGCTCGGCGGCAACGTCCGCGACCGCGCCCGCGTCTACAGCTGGATCGGCGGCGACCGTCCCGACGAGGTCGCCTCCGAGGCCCTGGCCCGGAAGAACGAGGGCTTCACCGCGATCAAGATGAACGCCTCCGCCCAGCTGCGGCTCATCGACACCCCCGCCGCCGTCCACGGGATCGTGGACCGGGTCGCCTCGATCCGGGAGGCCGTCGGCGACGAGTTCGACATCGCCATCGACTTCCACGGCCGGCTCACCGCCCCGATGGCCCGCCGGGTCCTCCCGCTCCTGGAGCCGTACCTCCCCTTCTTCGTGGAGGAGCCGGTCGTCCCCGAGATGAGCGACCACATCGGCGACATCGTCCGCTCCACCTCCGTCCCCATCGCGACCGGCGAACGCCTCTACTCCCGCTGGGACTTCAAGAAGGTGCTCGACCAGGGCATCGCGGTGGCCCAGCCGGACCTCTCGCACGCCGGCGGCATCTCGGAGGTGCGCAGGATCGCCGCGATGGCGGAGGCGTACGACGTCTCCCTCGCCCCGCACTGCCCGTTGGGCCCGATCGCCCTCGCCTCCTGCCTCCAGGTCGGTTTCGCCGCACCGAACCTGCTGATCCAGGAACAGAGCCTCGGCATCCACTACAACACCGGTTCCGACCTGCTGGACTACCTCGTCGACCCGTCGGTCTTCCGGTACGAGGACGGGCACGTGGGCCTGCCCACCGGACCCGGTCTCGGGATCGAGGTCGACGCGAAGGCCGTCGAGCGGGCCGCCGAGGTCGGCCACCGCTGGCGCAACCCGGCCTGGCGGCGCGACGACGGCTCGCTCGCCGAGTGGTAG
- a CDS encoding SDR family oxidoreductase has translation MNRFSGQNAVVTGAASGIGAASAARLAAEGAAVLVSDIADEAGEAVAAAIRADGGRAAYVRCDVSSEEDWTALRAEAHARFGPVGILHSNAFTHTPAAAHDLPVATWDREMAVNLRSLYLATRTFLDDLRAERGSLVATSSVHADFGLPGYPAYAAAKGGMCALVRQFAVEYGPDVRFNSVLPGPILTDVWNDVDEEGRRLSADATALARLGRPEEVAAAVAFLASADAAYITGTNLVVDGGWTVKKDSK, from the coding sequence ATGAACCGTTTCTCCGGGCAGAACGCCGTGGTCACCGGCGCCGCCTCCGGCATCGGCGCGGCCAGCGCCGCCCGACTCGCCGCCGAGGGCGCCGCCGTGCTCGTCTCCGACATCGCCGACGAGGCCGGCGAGGCCGTCGCCGCCGCGATCCGCGCCGACGGCGGCCGCGCGGCCTACGTACGCTGCGACGTCTCCTCCGAGGAGGACTGGACCGCCCTCCGCGCCGAGGCACACGCCCGCTTCGGCCCCGTGGGCATCCTCCACAGCAACGCCTTCACCCACACCCCGGCCGCCGCCCACGACCTCCCCGTCGCCACCTGGGACCGGGAGATGGCCGTCAACCTGCGGTCCCTCTACCTCGCCACCCGCACCTTCCTCGACGACCTGCGCGCCGAGCGCGGCAGTCTCGTCGCCACCTCCAGCGTGCACGCCGACTTCGGCCTGCCGGGCTATCCCGCGTACGCCGCCGCCAAGGGCGGCATGTGCGCGCTCGTCCGCCAGTTCGCCGTCGAGTACGGGCCCGACGTCCGCTTCAACTCCGTGCTGCCCGGCCCGATCCTCACCGACGTCTGGAACGACGTCGACGAGGAGGGGCGCCGGCTCTCCGCCGACGCCACCGCGCTCGCCCGGCTCGGCAGGCCCGAGGAGGTCGCCGCGGCCGTCGCGTTCCTCGCCTCCGCCGACGCCGCCTACATCACCGGAACCAACCTGGTCGTCGACGGCGGCTGGACCGTGAAGAAGGACTCCAAGTGA
- a CDS encoding sugar kinase codes for MSAANPPALVTLGEAMAVVAATRPGPLAPGAPLRLGWAGAEATVAIGVSRLGHPAAWTGRVGEDAAGAMVLAGLRAEGVDVTAARTDPAAPTGLMLRERRTADRLRVSYYRAGLAGSRLAPEDLDEAQLTGARVLHVTGITPALSESARAAVEHAVALARAAGVTVSFDVNHRERLWSRAEAADVLARLLPCADIVFAGPEEAALLVDEDTPERMARALTRLGPAQAVLKLGADGALAVADGELHVQPAVPVTAVDPVGAGDAFVSGYLAAVLDGAQVAERLRLAALSGAFAVSVPGDWEGLPRRAELGLLAAQDISR; via the coding sequence ATGAGCGCCGCGAATCCGCCCGCCCTCGTCACCCTCGGCGAGGCCATGGCGGTGGTCGCCGCGACCCGCCCCGGACCGCTCGCCCCGGGCGCGCCCCTCCGCCTGGGCTGGGCCGGTGCCGAGGCGACCGTCGCCATCGGCGTCAGCCGGCTCGGCCACCCGGCCGCCTGGACCGGCCGGGTCGGCGAGGACGCCGCGGGCGCGATGGTCCTCGCCGGTCTCCGCGCGGAAGGCGTCGACGTCACCGCCGCCCGTACGGACCCGGCCGCGCCCACCGGTCTGATGCTCCGCGAGCGCCGCACCGCGGACCGGCTCCGCGTCAGCTACTACCGGGCCGGCCTCGCGGGCTCCCGGCTCGCCCCCGAGGACCTCGACGAGGCGCAGCTCACCGGAGCCCGGGTCCTGCATGTCACGGGAATCACCCCTGCGTTGAGCGAATCCGCGCGCGCCGCCGTGGAGCACGCGGTGGCCCTCGCCCGCGCCGCCGGGGTCACCGTCTCCTTCGACGTCAACCACCGCGAACGCCTCTGGAGCCGAGCCGAGGCCGCCGATGTCCTCGCCCGGCTCCTCCCGTGCGCGGACATCGTCTTCGCCGGACCTGAGGAGGCCGCCCTCCTCGTCGACGAGGACACGCCGGAGCGGATGGCCCGCGCCCTCACCCGGCTGGGGCCGGCCCAGGCCGTCCTCAAGCTCGGTGCCGACGGAGCCCTCGCCGTCGCCGACGGCGAACTCCACGTCCAGCCGGCCGTGCCCGTCACGGCCGTCGACCCCGTCGGCGCGGGCGACGCCTTCGTCTCCGGCTACCTCGCCGCCGTCCTCGACGGCGCCCAGGTCGCGGAGCGCCTCCGCCTGGCCGCCCTCTCCGGCGCCTTCGCCGTCTCCGTCCCGGGCGACTGGGAGGGCCTCCCGCGCCGCGCCGAACTCGGCCTCCTCGCGGCCCAGGACATCAGTCGCTGA
- a CDS encoding bifunctional 4-hydroxy-2-oxoglutarate aldolase/2-dehydro-3-deoxy-phosphogluconate aldolase, with translation MTNPPTATTPPDGLAPTEAAVGLRAALDSVPVIAILRSTSATRFAEVTDTLLASGIRAAEFTLTTPGVLDALREYAADAPPGLALGAGTVTTPAEAQAAVEAGATYLITPTISGEVIAEAARLGVPVLPGAYTPTEILTAWRAGATMVKLFPAATGGPEYLRAVRAPLPHIPLVPTGGIGVTEASAYLAAGASALGMGGPLVGDACEGGSLTALGERAAVLLDGIRR, from the coding sequence ATGACCAATCCGCCCACCGCGACCACCCCGCCCGACGGGCTCGCCCCGACGGAGGCCGCCGTCGGCCTTCGTGCCGCCCTCGACTCCGTGCCCGTCATCGCCATCCTCCGCTCCACCTCCGCCACCCGGTTCGCCGAAGTCACCGACACCCTGCTCGCGTCCGGCATCCGCGCCGCCGAGTTCACGCTCACCACCCCCGGCGTCCTCGACGCCCTGCGCGAGTACGCAGCCGACGCCCCGCCCGGACTCGCGCTCGGCGCCGGGACCGTGACCACGCCCGCCGAGGCGCAGGCCGCCGTCGAGGCCGGGGCGACGTACCTCATCACCCCCACCATCTCCGGCGAGGTCATCGCGGAGGCGGCCCGCCTCGGCGTCCCCGTGCTCCCCGGCGCCTACACCCCCACCGAGATCCTCACCGCCTGGCGGGCCGGGGCCACGATGGTGAAGCTCTTCCCCGCCGCCACCGGCGGACCCGAGTACCTCCGCGCCGTCCGTGCCCCGCTGCCGCACATCCCCCTCGTCCCGACCGGCGGCATCGGCGTCACCGAAGCCTCCGCCTATCTGGCCGCGGGCGCCTCCGCCCTCGGCATGGGCGGTCCTCTCGTCGGCGACGCCTGTGAGGGCGGCTCCCTCACCGCCCTCGGTGAGCGCGCCGCCGTCCTGCTCGACGGAATACGCCGATGA
- a CDS encoding SMP-30/gluconolactonase/LRE family protein, with protein MQHFRAQPCSPLPGRLTEGPVWDARRQELLWVDIPDGLVHRAALTHEDAKPDLIAVSTLRFDRPVGAVQPCASGALLAAAGTSVLRLEADRPVAEAVEVAAPVLPEDGLPRRMNDAAVDPAGRLLAGTMAYDESPGAGVLYRLDGDGLTTLLESVTISNGLGWSPDGTLLYYADSPTGRVDVFAYDVATGTLSDRRPFAVLDRGVPDGLTVDAEGRVWVAVWGGGEVLAFTPEGALHARVEVPASHVTSCAFAGPDLDVLVITTATEGLPEARRRAEPDAGRLFVCRPGARGLPSVPYADR; from the coding sequence ATGCAGCACTTCAGGGCCCAGCCCTGTTCCCCCCTGCCCGGACGCCTGACGGAAGGGCCCGTCTGGGACGCCCGGCGCCAGGAACTGCTCTGGGTGGACATACCCGACGGCCTCGTCCATAGGGCCGCCCTGACGCACGAGGACGCGAAGCCGGACCTGATCGCCGTATCGACGCTCCGATTCGACCGTCCGGTCGGCGCGGTCCAGCCCTGCGCCTCGGGCGCCCTCCTCGCGGCAGCGGGCACGTCCGTCCTCCGGCTGGAGGCGGACCGACCGGTCGCGGAGGCCGTCGAAGTCGCCGCGCCGGTACTGCCCGAGGACGGCCTGCCACGCCGCATGAACGACGCCGCCGTGGACCCGGCGGGGCGGCTCCTCGCCGGAACGATGGCGTACGACGAGAGCCCCGGCGCGGGCGTGCTCTACCGCCTCGACGGCGACGGCCTCACCACACTCCTGGAATCGGTCACCATCTCGAACGGCCTGGGCTGGAGCCCCGACGGCACCCTCCTCTACTACGCGGACAGCCCGACCGGCCGGGTCGACGTCTTCGCGTACGACGTGGCTACGGGCACCCTGAGCGACCGCAGGCCGTTCGCGGTCCTCGACCGAGGGGTGCCGGACGGGCTCACGGTGGACGCCGAGGGGCGGGTGTGGGTGGCGGTGTGGGGCGGCGGCGAAGTCCTCGCCTTCACCCCGGAGGGCGCCCTCCACGCGCGCGTGGAGGTGCCCGCCTCCCATGTGACGAGCTGCGCCTTCGCCGGACCGGACCTCGACGTCCTGGTCATCACGACGGCGACGGAGGGCCTGCCGGAGGCCCGCCGCCGGGCGGAACCGGACGCGGGGCGGCTGTTCGTCTGCCGCCCGGGTGCGAGAGGCCTGCCGAGCGTGCCGTACGCCGACCGCTGA